In Astyanax mexicanus isolate ESR-SI-001 chromosome 17, AstMex3_surface, whole genome shotgun sequence, a single window of DNA contains:
- the rnf14 gene encoding E3 ubiquitin-protein ligase RNF14 isoform X1, with protein MSGDQEAQDDELLALASIYDEEEFRRAESGQEGEIYLCLELPPNFKLLVNGERPVEYDVSFLPPLVLSFELPENYPSTSAPVFTLSSKWLSRLQLSALCKQLDKLWKENQGSVVLFTWIQFLKEEALEFLGLQSPLEITGSKSDRCKNEAAAKPAEGLEKRKQQQELDPRAVLEADPQADLLPQLLDFDEAQRQKVFDGKPFCCGICFSEKLGSGCMLFKECQHVYCKACMKEYFEIQIRDGNVQCLNCPEPECTSVAMPSQVKLLVGEDDFARYDRLLLQSTLDRMADVMYCPRKTCCMAVMLEPETTMGLCPSCRYAFCTLCKRAYHGLSHCLPTADELRNLQEEYLAANKEEQKFMEQRYGKQVIQRAVEESFSRQWLEENSKNCPSCGTHIQEELDQCLTLFFDCTVPHGAPQRLWWYGGMRETHTSSRLPSGIQNEPVYCPALCCTLSSDLSRNEDTGLQQDDLLLLPSVLLLDLPGASLQSQPLQTLQQPKYALL; from the exons ATGTCAGGGGATCAGGAAGCACAAGATGATGAACTGCTGGCCCTAGCGAGTATTTACGATGAAGAAGAGTTTCGTCGGGCTGAGTCAGGGCAGGAAGGCGAGATCTACCTGTGCCTCGAACTTCCCCCTAACTTCAAGCTGCTGGTCAATG GGGAGAGACCTGTGGAGTACGACGTGTCTTTTCTGCCGCCACTGGTGCTGAGTTTTGAGCTCCCTGAAAATTATCCTTCCACTTCGGCGCCTGTTTTTACCCTAAGCTCCAAATGGCTGTCGAGGCTCCAg CTGTCTGCTCTGTGCAAGCAGCTGGACAAGCTGTGGAAGGAGAACCAGGGCAGTGTGGTGCTCTTCACCTGGATACAGTTCCTCAAAGAGGAGGCACTGGAATTCCTGGGCCTTCAGTCTCCCTTGGAGATCACAGGTTCCAAGTCTGACCGCTGCAAGAACGAGGCTGCTGCGAAGCCAGCGGAAGGCCTGGAGAAGAGGAAGCAGCAGCAAGAGCTCGACCCGCGAGCTGTCCTGGAAGCTGACCCTCAAGCAGACCTGCTACCTCAGCTGCTGGACTTTGATGAAGCGCAGCGGCAGAAGGTTTTTGACGGCAAGCCATTTTGTTGCGGCATCTGTTTCTCGGAGAAGCTGGGGTCCGGCTGCATGCTCTTCAAGGAGTGCCAGCATGTCTACTGCAAGGCCTGCATGAAGGAGTACTTTGAGATCCAGATCAGAGATGGCAATGTTCAGTGCCTTAACTGCCCTGAACCGGAGTGTACCTCAGTGGCAATGCCTTCACAG GTGAAACTACTGGTGGGGGAGGATGATTTCGCCCGTTATGACCGTCTTCTCCTGCAGTCCACATTGGACCGTATGGCTGATGTGATGTACTGCCCGCGCAAAACATGCTGCATGGCCGTGATGTTGGAGCCAGAAACAACCATGGGCCTCTGTCCTTCCTGCCGCTACGCCTTTTGTACCCTGTGCAAGCGCGCCTACCATGGCCTGTCCCACTGCTTGCCCACAGCCG ATGAGCTCCGCAACTTGCAAGAGGAATACCTGGCGGCCAACAAGGAGGAGCAGAAGTTTATGGAGCAGCGTTATGGGAAGCAAGTCATCCAGCGTGCGGTGGAGGAGTCCTTTAGCAGGCAGTGGCTGGAAGAGAATTCTAAAAATTGTCCTTCATGTGGCACTCACATCCAG gaggAGCTAGACCAGTGTTTGACTCTCTTCTTTGACTGTACTGTTCCGCAcggcgctccgcagcgcctctggtggtatggcggtatgagagaaacgcataCCAGTTCAAGGTTACCCAGCGGTATACAGAATGaaccggtatactgcccagcactatgtTGTACTCTGTCTTCAGATCTTTCAAgaaatg AAGACACAGGGCTGCAACAAGATGACCTGCTCCTCCTGCCATCAGTACTTCTGTTGGATCTGCCTGGCGCCTCTCTCCAAAGTCAACCCTTACAAACACTTCAACAACCCAAATATGCCCTGCTTTAA
- the rnf14 gene encoding E3 ubiquitin-protein ligase RNF14 isoform X2 has translation MSGDQEAQDDELLALASIYDEEEFRRAESGQEGEIYLCLELPPNFKLLVNGERPVEYDVSFLPPLVLSFELPENYPSTSAPVFTLSSKWLSRLQLSALCKQLDKLWKENQGSVVLFTWIQFLKEEALEFLGLQSPLEITGSKSDRCKNEAAAKPAEGLEKRKQQQELDPRAVLEADPQADLLPQLLDFDEAQRQKVFDGKPFCCGICFSEKLGSGCMLFKECQHVYCKACMKEYFEIQIRDGNVQCLNCPEPECTSVAMPSQVKLLVGEDDFARYDRLLLQSTLDRMADVMYCPRKTCCMAVMLEPETTMGLCPSCRYAFCTLCKRAYHGLSHCLPTADELRNLQEEYLAANKEEQKFMEQRYGKQVIQRAVEESFSRQWLEENSKNCPSCGTHIQKTQGCNKMTCSSCHQYFCWICLAPLSKVNPYKHFNNPNMPCFNQLFQGLEDDDEFISDEDE, from the exons ATGTCAGGGGATCAGGAAGCACAAGATGATGAACTGCTGGCCCTAGCGAGTATTTACGATGAAGAAGAGTTTCGTCGGGCTGAGTCAGGGCAGGAAGGCGAGATCTACCTGTGCCTCGAACTTCCCCCTAACTTCAAGCTGCTGGTCAATG GGGAGAGACCTGTGGAGTACGACGTGTCTTTTCTGCCGCCACTGGTGCTGAGTTTTGAGCTCCCTGAAAATTATCCTTCCACTTCGGCGCCTGTTTTTACCCTAAGCTCCAAATGGCTGTCGAGGCTCCAg CTGTCTGCTCTGTGCAAGCAGCTGGACAAGCTGTGGAAGGAGAACCAGGGCAGTGTGGTGCTCTTCACCTGGATACAGTTCCTCAAAGAGGAGGCACTGGAATTCCTGGGCCTTCAGTCTCCCTTGGAGATCACAGGTTCCAAGTCTGACCGCTGCAAGAACGAGGCTGCTGCGAAGCCAGCGGAAGGCCTGGAGAAGAGGAAGCAGCAGCAAGAGCTCGACCCGCGAGCTGTCCTGGAAGCTGACCCTCAAGCAGACCTGCTACCTCAGCTGCTGGACTTTGATGAAGCGCAGCGGCAGAAGGTTTTTGACGGCAAGCCATTTTGTTGCGGCATCTGTTTCTCGGAGAAGCTGGGGTCCGGCTGCATGCTCTTCAAGGAGTGCCAGCATGTCTACTGCAAGGCCTGCATGAAGGAGTACTTTGAGATCCAGATCAGAGATGGCAATGTTCAGTGCCTTAACTGCCCTGAACCGGAGTGTACCTCAGTGGCAATGCCTTCACAG GTGAAACTACTGGTGGGGGAGGATGATTTCGCCCGTTATGACCGTCTTCTCCTGCAGTCCACATTGGACCGTATGGCTGATGTGATGTACTGCCCGCGCAAAACATGCTGCATGGCCGTGATGTTGGAGCCAGAAACAACCATGGGCCTCTGTCCTTCCTGCCGCTACGCCTTTTGTACCCTGTGCAAGCGCGCCTACCATGGCCTGTCCCACTGCTTGCCCACAGCCG ATGAGCTCCGCAACTTGCAAGAGGAATACCTGGCGGCCAACAAGGAGGAGCAGAAGTTTATGGAGCAGCGTTATGGGAAGCAAGTCATCCAGCGTGCGGTGGAGGAGTCCTTTAGCAGGCAGTGGCTGGAAGAGAATTCTAAAAATTGTCCTTCATGTGGCACTCACATCCAG AAGACACAGGGCTGCAACAAGATGACCTGCTCCTCCTGCCATCAGTACTTCTGTTGGATCTGCCTGGCGCCTCTCTCCAAAGTCAACCCTTACAAACACTTCAACAACCCAAATATGCCCTGCTTTAATCA ATTGTTCCAGGGTCTTGAAGATGATGATGAGTTTATCAGTGATGAAGATGAGTGA